TATGTTAACATATGACAattgatttttgaagaaaaatagataaaaattttaataaaacgattaatttatttatttttaggtaaAAGAATCACATATAGTTTAACTGTTAATGTACCGGTCTTGGTGATGCTTTTACTCATTGTAGCATATTTGTGCTTCATAAGAATTTTCTTAATTAAATTGATTCTAAcacaaaattcaactaaaattaaattgattctaacacaaaattcaactaaaatttatatgatagattgCACTcgatgtcactaaattattagagTATATTTTGGTTAGTTAATTTTAAGAAGTTAGAAAATAGTTATTGAATTATTTGACAATATTCATTTAAATTATTAGTTTGTTAAAATTGTTGTTCTTGTTGTATGATATTTTATGATCACATAATTTAGATCAATCGAAAACTCTCATTTTTTCTCTTCTATTATTCAGTTTTTTTATTAAAAGTTTTGAACATAATAAAtctgaattaaaaattaaacaaatttcttTTTGATATCGAAAATTATTTGTCAAATTGATTAGAATATAATGTATGTTTTTTTACTCGTCAATAAATATTGATCTGTTGTACCAATTATTGAATCATTACTTGGATTTTATGTTCTCCctcaaattttataattcaatttctcattatGTAATTCTCTATATTAATTATAgactttaaataaaaaatatgggctTGAACCCATTTACGCAAGTAGAAACTTCAAAGATGGGCTAAAAGAAAGCCCATCAAACCGTAACATCGGGCCTTTAAATTCAACGGCCGAAATTAAATCAGACGGCcacaatagaaaaaaaaaaaacaaaacaaaaaccctAGCAACACACTATTTCATCCTTTCTTACAGCAAAGTGCAAACCCTAGCTTCTTCGTTTTCCTCCGCGGCTCCATTTCTCGTTCCCTCAATATCAAAGTAAAAATGAAGGTGGTCGCCGCTTACTTGCTCGCCGTACTCGGAGGAAACGCTTCCCCTTCCGCCGATGACTTGAAGGTTATTCTCGGATCAGGTAATTTTCCTCACTCTTTTTCTTTAATCAGTTTATTTTATCTTTGGAACGTATTTGATCTGAGGTATTTTGCTTGGATGATTTATGGTAGATTTagctatgttattttattttcatttttatgcttTATTTTTCGATTTGAAATCTCTCTGACCTAACgctattctttatttttatttgattaaatacttCTATTAGTTTCTGTACTtttcaaaattatgaatttagccCTTATACTTCTATTTGATCTATTTTAGTTGTATTTTTCTAATTTGAAATTTTAGCCCTCTTCCAAACAGTAATAGTTAAATTTGTTTAGTTAAATTCAATTGTTAGTCCTCTGTTTTGCGTACAATCGTAgatttgttcatttttttttaattagaccattgtaagtcTTTATAACAAGCTGCATGTCATTAGACATATGATAATAATGCTTATagcattagattttagaaatggAGTAATTTAACAGTTTGTTGAgcactaaaattttaatatttaaaaaatacagGGTCTGTTTGCAGAATTTAACTCTTTCTTTTTAGTTTAAGCTCATTTTTAATTGTACTTAATTCTAGCAAAATTCAAGATTAAGTCCTTTgtatttaaaagtaaaaattaaatcttctctattattatttttaattttaaaattctaatccCATTGTTCGTATTTTTCTATCAGAATTTGCTTATTATCAGGCATGCATATTGTGTTTATACTTCATAATGATTCGCTTCTGTATTTTGTACAATTACATGACTATTGATGGTAAATGTTAATTAAAATTACATGTTTATCAATTTAATtaggattttaaataaaaagtaaatattttttaagtataaggattaaatctcAAACTTTGTCGCTTATTGTGATAATTTGGGATACTAAACTTTATTGAGTAGTAGGAAAAGTGGCAAATTAGGAATTAATTTCTTGGTGAATTACTCGaatgaatttatttttttaaatgttgCAGTTGGTGCTGAGGCTGATGATGATAGGATAGAGTTGCTATTATCCGAAGTTAAAGGCAAAGATATTACCGAGCTAATTGCTAGTGGAAGGGAGAAGTTGGCTTCCGTTCCTTCTGGTGGTGGTGCTGTTGCGGTTGCCGCTCCTGCAGGTGGCGGTGGTGGTGCTGCACCTGCAGCCGAGGCCAAGAAAGAAGAGAAGGTCGAGGAGAAGGAAGAATCTGACGATGTAATCACTTGTACTTAGAATTTTTACGACTTGTATTGATTCTTAATTGGCTTGTTCTTCACTAATCCGATTTCGTATCAATGCAGGATATGGGTTTCAGCCTCTTCGATTAAGCAAGCAAAGCAAATATCAAGGCTTTCTAGGGTCCTTCGTACGTAAGTTTTCAATGTTTTGGATTCTGTAGGTGGACATGGTTTTAACTCTTCTCGGATTTTGTTTGAGAAAGTTTTAGTTAATGACATTAACATTTTGGTTATAATTGCGGCTTTCTGGAATACATGGTTGAGTTTTGTTGAATGATTGTTGATTCTTTTATCGTGTTCTAGCTATGATAATACGGTGGTGATCTGCCGGTGGTTTGATAATTCTCTGGTAGTCGTTTTTATTAAGCTAAACGCACATGTTCTAGATTTCAGATATTCTTGTCATTAGAACTATCAATTAGGCGGGTTGGGTCATTTTGGGTTTTGGTAATTTCTGGTTACTTACAATGTTGGAGCTCAAACCAGTCAAGCTTCTGGTTTCTAGTTCAACATTAACTAACGGAAAATTCAACACTCCACTCCTCAGTTCGATTGGTTTGTCCTATCTAGTTCCAACATTGGTTTACTTGTTCAGGCTGTTTTACTTTCGAGATTGAGGCCCTGTTCTTCATTGCTTTTGGGATCAAAATTACGGTGGAAAAGTGTTTTTTTCCACCCAAATATCATGTCCGAAGATGACAACACAAATCTTAAGAATGTGAAGGTAATAGTTGAAAGTTATAGGGTTCGTAATGTGAAGGGAGAGTGCTTTCAACAACTGAACTTGAATTGATTTGAATCCGATTCAACGTGAATTTTAAGAATGTGAGCTTGAATTGATCAGAATCCGATTCAATGCAAATCTTGAGAATGTGAACTTGAATTGATTTTAACCTAAAATAATCTAAACACGAATGACTTTAAACATGTAACCTAATATTTTGAAAACAAACTTGAATTGATCAAAATTTGCCACTCGAAATCTAAGCTATTATTAGAGTATACTTGTTTTAGGGTATTTGAAAACTAAGAAAGAGGAAGAATCAAGGATGGATCCAATGATTATATTTTTAtcttaaaccttaaaatttcgTACAATGAGTAATTTAATAAGCGAATTTTGATTTATcgtgaaatttgatttgtagtttAAATATATagcatgaatttttttttttttatattttgataacaATAATTATGTATATGTGCAACATGTAAAGGATAATGTTATATACCAATAATGGTATTAATGATATGTGGAAATTAAtttaaatcaatattttaaatataaaaattacatatggattaaattgagatGTAATTCATACATGTTGTAAATGAGTGTTAAAGATGTATTAATAAAGTTAATCGCTATATAATTATATGAATTGTACCAATATTTTAATTTGCATATGGATTTTAATTACCTTATAAACGAATATCTTAAAAACCATATGTATTGCAAATGAGTGTAAAATTCATTATATTAAATAAGGCCGATTAATCGAGAATGTGTGATTTATTCGATTCCATAAGTTTAttaaaacaaattttttgttagactttgatttttttaaaaaaaattagacttTTCTCAATTTATGAACTTTAACAAGATTATATTACTACATATATATTTAATGTAGTCCTTGTGCTTTTCGGACTCTTGGAATTCAATTATTctactttaatttatttaaaattcaatcGATAACACTATTATTAATTACCAGTGCTATTAATAggattttaattttcaaatcaaACAAGTAAAGGGACTAAAGTTCAAAAATCGGAAGACTACATGGACTAGAATCATATTAAAACCATTTATGAATTGGGCCTGTCACTCTCAGCCCATGCaaacttttgtatatttttataatataagacACCATTTTACCAAACTTAATCCCAATCCCTAAAGGCTCAAAAAAGTCGTTTAGAAATTCTAGGGTTTTTTCCCATAATCTAAGAAAGAAGAGGAAGAATCAAGCTTGATTTTCTCTCAGgtattctttttattattattattattttcttctcATGAATCTGATATCGAAATGTGCTTTAATTCAATTTTGaggaattgatttttttttttttttaagttttcttaTCTTTGAATCTGCTGTTTTGATTTACTGGAAACGCTTTCCCTGATTTTGGGTTTCTTTTTGGTAATTAGAATTGGGTTTATTGGATTCAGACTATGGTATTTGTGGCTTGTGAATGTATTGATTCAAGAACAAAGCAATCAAcctagcttctttttttttttggttcaaaatagtgtaaattaatattttaaggttGTAAATCCATGAGTAATTGAAACCATATAATCCTTGTTCTAGCCAAATATTCATAAGATTCTCCCCCTGGTGGACTGTAAATTGAGTTTAAACTAGGCTTATTGATCCCCATTTTGTCTGTTCTTATTGCGTTTCTTTAGGAAAAAGGGCACTGATACAATGTGgtttgttaccgagtattgaagAGTTTTTTAAGCTTATTCGAGTTAGAATGTATGCATATATGAAAACATTTCTTTATAGGGGCTTCTAGGCTATATTGCAAGGTTGTTTGAAGCAGACTTGGCTGGCCGGGCTACTGGTCCAGAGAAGGGTATTTAACCAGTTGACCCGGGAACTGGTACGGACTGGCTGAACTGAACGGTTAAAGCTGCTGAACCGGCGAACCAGTGTCCTGACTGGTTTGACCACCAGTCTGGTTCTGAAAACCTTGCTATAGTCTATTGTCCACTCTTGTTTAATGTAGCTTTTGTAAAATAGGGGGGAAGACGGGTCGCTGCTGTTTTATCTTGTATTTTGTTGATGTGAGTACTATGGATGTCTGCTTGTTGATGTAAATTCAATTGTTTTATTGGTTAAAATAGATGAAGATAGATACTATGCATGAATGTGCCGATTTGGGGAAAGAGAATAAGTTGGGTTGAGGCTTAGGGAGTTTTGGAAAAATCTTATTCTCTTTTTCGATGTATAACCGAATGTTTAACTTTGTGACAGCAGGATGTCGGAGGCACCATTCAGACCTAGGGAAAAGCTCATCGAGTATCAGAAATATTTTCAAGGCATCCAAAAACACACTTACTTGAAAGGTCGTTACGATAAGATCACATCTGTTGCCATTCCCGCCACTCTAGCAGCAAGTTCCCTGTTTTTAATCGTGAGTTTCATTCGTAATTGTAAAACTATCTTACAACAATTTTAAAACCTCCCATTTGCCAAATAAAAGATCAATGAAACTATAGCTTATGTTGTGTGCTTGTTATTTTTTTCAGGGACGAGGGATCTATAACATGTCTCATGGGATTGGAAAAAAGGAATGAGAGCTCTCACTCATGGTTAGAAGACATGTTTTTCATTTTTTGGGTTTCAttgtagtatgaaattgcttgTTTATTTGCTCTAATAATTGTTTGGTTTTTATGCCAAATGGAGATCTTAAAAGATACCCTTTGGGGTTATGTTTTTTAGTTTGGTTTTGGATTCTCTTGAAAGCTAAATGATAAGAAGCTCAAGGATTCAAcatgatattttatgattattattgcataatttggatttggattttgagTTGTTGGTAAACATGAATATATATCTCAATATGATAAGTGAATTGAAGTTCTTAAACAAAAAAGGTCTTAGTGTTTATCACTTATGTTTGAAGATGATTTACATGTTCTAAAATTGATCTAGTTCGACCGAAGAAATATCGACATTCCTTCAATAGATCCCATTGGCCAAAATGCTTTACCTATCCTGGATTCAATTCAAGTCATGGAAATGCAATAGCTTCTTGGACGTTAAATTCAACAACAGCGTGCTTCAAGTCCTGCTCCTCACCGTCGACAATATCACGAGCTCTATCTTCCTCAATTGCGTCGCTTTCGAGCAATGTTACCACCATATAACGAACCACGTAATGATGTACGCGACCTTCATGGGATGTTTAATCAATGTGCCGAGAACTACTTTAGGACAGACGaagaaatcacttacttgtttaACAACATATGCAAGGGCGACCCGTTTGACATAGAGAAGAGCTACCAATCGGAAATTTTTGAGGACGTTAACAAGTCTTATCGGTATGATGGCATGTTTGATGGGTCGGATTCAAGCACATATATTCCGACACGTCGTTGTCTTTCCGAATTGACGCAAATTTAAAACAATCTAAATTTGAAGCTATTTGAAACTAAAACGATCTAAACACAAAATAACtttatcttaaaaaaaaaaaaactcaaatttgAGTTGAACTAGTTTTAAGGTATTGGAAAATTAAGAAAGAGGAAGAAACAGAGGTTAGATTCATCGAtgacaaaattttattttcaaaatatacatgaattttcgTGTAAGGAATAATTTGATACGTAAAGTTTAATTTATTGTAATTATAAACATGAAAATTTGATTCGAGGTTTAAATGtataatatgaaattttgatttcatttttttaaatttgataagGATAATTATCCATATATGCAATATGTAAGGCATAATGTTATAACGATAACGATATTAAcaatttgtgaaaattgaattaaatcaaTATATAAACGTTTTATATGAATTATGTCAAGATATAATTCTTATGTATTGTAAATGAGTCTTAAAAATTCATTAGGTTAAGTAAGTCAATTGAGAATcatgatttgtttgattcaataggtttattaaaacaaattttttattaaaaaatagattCTCTGCATATTAcaaattttatggttttattaaaaaatagattCTCTGCATATtacaatttttatggttttatatatttttaaaaaattcctaATAGATTATGAGATTTATGAACTTTGTCAAGATTATATCActacatatatatttaatttagtccttgtgTTCTTAGGATTTTTAAATTCAATCACTTTACTttaattttcaagaatttaattttttattttttcagatTTAAAATTCAATAGCTAACACAATTAATTAACTTCTACTATATTGAATATATGttgtcttttaatttttaaatctgaacttttcaaatttaatgaaaattaattATCAGTGTTATAAATAggattttaattttcaaatcaaaaaagtaaagggactaaagtTCAAAACTCTGAAGAGTACAGGgactaaggtcaaattaaaaCCTCGTATGAATTGGGCCAGCCACTCTCAGCCCATACAAActttggtgtttttttttttataatacaaTACACCATTTTCCCGAACTTAATCCAAATCCCTAAAGGCTCAAAAAAGTCGTTTTTTTTCCTAATCTAAGAAAGAAGAGGAAGAATCAAGCTTGGTTTTCTCTCAGGTGTTCATTTCTCTTCTCCTCTTATGAATCCGATATTGAAATGtgttttaattcaattttgagtaatagattttttttttttttagttttcttaTCTTTGAATCTGCTGATTTGATTTACTGGAAACGCTTTTCCTGATTTTGTGTAATTAGAATTGGATTTCATCTATGGTATTTGTGGATTGTGAAGGTATTGATTCAAGAACAAAGCAATCAACctagctttttttctttttttctttttgttcaaaATAGTGTAAATTAATTGTTTAAGATTGTAAGTCTATGAGTAATTGAAACCAAATAATCCTTGTTGTAGCCAAATATTCATAAAATTCTCCCCCTGGTGGACTGTAAATTGAGTTTGAACTGGGTTTATTGATCCCCATTTTGTCTGTTCTTATTGCATTTCTTTAGGAAAAAGGGCACTGATACAATGAGGTTTGTTACCGAGTATCGAGGGGATTTTAAGTTTATTGGAGTTAGAATGTATGCACATCTGAAAATCTTTCTTTGTAGGGGCTTCTTGAATCTCGAGACGCAAAATTTGATTTCTAGGCTATATTGCAAGGTTGTTTGAAACGTACTAGACTGGCCGAGGTACCGGGCTAGAGAAGGGCATTGAATCAGTTGATCTGGGAACTGGTAATGACTTTTTGAACAAGGCAAAAAACTGGTTGAACTGGCAAACCGGTGTCCTGACTGGTTCGACCACCAGTCTGATTCTGAAAACCTTGCTATAGTGTATTGTCTGCCCTTGTTTAATGTAGCTTTTGTAAAATAGGAGGGAAGATGTTTTCTTGTATTTTGTTGATGCGAGTACTATCAATGTCTGCTTGTTAATATAAATTCAATTGTTTTATTGGTTAAAATAGATGAAGATAGATACTATGCATGAATGTGCCGATTTGGGAAATGAGAATAAGTTGGGTTGAGATTTAGTGAGTTTTGGAAAATCTTATTCTCTTATTTGATGTATAACCGAATGTTTAACTTTGTGACAGCAGAATGTTGGAGGCACCATTCAGACCTAGGGAAAAGCTTATCGAGTATCAGAAATATTTTCAAGGCATCCAAAAACACACTTACTTGAAAGGTCGTTACGATAAGATCACATCTGTCGCCATTCCCGCTGCTCTAGCAGCAAGTTCCCTGTTTTTAATCGTGAGTTTCATTCGTAATTGTAAAACTATCTTACAACAATTTTAAAACCTCCCATTTGCCAAATAAAAGATCAATGAAACTATAGCTTATGTTGTGTGCTTGTTATTTTTTTTCAGGGACGAGGGATCTATAACATGTCTCATGGGATTGGAAAAAAGGAATGAGAGCTCTCACTCATGGTTAGAAGacatgtttttctttttttgggtttcattttagcatgaaattgcttgtTTATTTGCTCTAATAATTGTTTGGTTTTTATGCCAAATGGAGATCTTAAAAGATACCCTTTGGGGTTATGTTTTTTAGTTTGGTTTTGGTTTCTCTTGAAAAGCTAAATGATAAGAAACTCAATTCAACATgatgttttat
Above is a genomic segment from Gossypium arboreum isolate Shixiya-1 chromosome 8, ASM2569848v2, whole genome shotgun sequence containing:
- the LOC108465299 gene encoding 60S acidic ribosomal protein P2A-like, with translation MKVVAAYLLAVLGGNASPSADDLKVILGSVGAEADDDRIELLLSEVKGKDITELIASGREKLASVPSGGGAVAVAAPAGGGGGAAPAAEAKKEEKVEEKEESDDDMGFSLFD
- the LOC108465293 gene encoding uncharacterized protein LOC108465293 — its product is MSEAPFRPREKLIEYQKYFQGIQKHTYLKGRYDKITSVAIPATLAASSLFLIGRGIYNMSHGIGKKE
- the LOC108465292 gene encoding uncharacterized protein LOC108465292; translated protein: MLEAPFRPREKLIEYQKYFQGIQKHTYLKGRYDKITSVAIPAALAASSLFLIGRGIYNMSHGIGKKE